Part of the Pirellulales bacterium genome, AAAGTAGCCGGCCCCGATTAATCGGGCGATACCGCGCGGGTGTGCCGTTTGTGCTAATTACGGCGGTAAAATTTTTTAATTGTGCGGCTGGAACAATGGTGCGCTACCCCGCACTCCTATTATTCCCAGCTAGACTTTTTTTCCCACTTGTCATAGGCGGCGCTCTGATGAGTGATTTTTGGCCGATTTTCGCGGCAAAACTCCGCTTTACCCCTGTTCCAAGTGCTATTGTTCTAGGTACTCATCGCTGATGTCCATCATTTCGATGTCTCCCCGGAAGGAACCAATGCTGCGTAAGATTGCCCACGCCCACCCCGCGCTGCAGTTTTCGACCGCTTTGCCGTATGGAGCGATTCTGCATGAAGGCGGGGTTCAGTTTGTTGTGTTTAGCCGTTCCGCCACGGCCATGCGGCTGTTGCTGTATGATCGCGTGGAAGATCGCGAACCAAGCGAAATCATCGCCTTTGACCGCGAGAATGACCGTTGGGGCGATGTCTGGAGCGTCTACGTCCCCGGGCTGGGTGCCGGGCAATTATATCATTTTCAGGCGGACGGCCCCTTTGATCCCGAGCATGGGCACCGTTTTGACGGCAAGGCCCGCCTGATCGATCCGTACGCCCGTGCGTTGGCGGGGAAATTTTTGCCCAGCGACGACGGCTTGGTCCGGCCCCCCAAATGCGTGGTGGTGGATGATCGGTTTGACTGGGGGGGCGATCGTCATATTAAACGCAGCCTGAGCGACACCATCATTTATGAAATGCATGTTCGCGGCTTTACCCGCGACCCCAGCAGCGGCGTGGACGCCCCGGGCACGTATTTAGGCGTTATTGAAAAAATCCCGTACCTCAAATCGTTGGGGGTTACGGCGGTCGAGTTAATGCCCGTGCACGAATTTCCCATGGAAAGTCCCTTTGGCCAAAAGCTAGAGCGACCCAACTACTGGGGCTACGACCCGCTGGCGTTTTTTGCTCCGCACCGGGGTTATGCGGCCGGGTCAGAGCCAGGCTCGCAGGTTCGCGAGTTCAAGCAAATGGTCCGCGCGCTTCATCAAGCCGGGATTGAGGTAATCTTGGACGTGGTTTTTAATCACACGGCCGAGGGTAACGAACTCGGACCCACGCTCAGTTTAAAAGGTTTGGAAAATCGCGTTTACTACATGCTGGGCAATGGCGGCAGTTACTATAAAAACTACACCGGCTGCGGCAACACCATCAATGGCAACCACCCGATCGTCCGCGAGATGATCTTCTTGTGCCTGCGGCATTGGGTGCTGAATTATCATATTGACGGCTTTCGGTTTGATCTGGCGTCGATTTTATCGCGCGACCGGAACGGCGAAGTGCTGAGCAATCCTCCCGTGGTGGAACTCATCGCCGAGGATCCACTGCTGGGCGATACCAAAATCATCGCCGAGGCCTGGGACGCCGCCGGGGCGTATCAGGTGGGCTCCTTTAGCCACATCCGTTGGGCCGAATGGAATGGCCGTTATCGGGACGATATTCGCCGTTACTGGCGCGGAGACCAGGGCCTGACCGGCGCCATGGCGACGCGGTTGACCGGCTCGAGCGATTTGTATCAGCCCGGCGGGCGGTCGCCGTACCATTCAATCAACTTTATGACCTCGCATGATGGCTTTACGCTGAATGACCTGGTCAGTTATGAGCAAAAACATAATGAGGACAACGGCGAGGGAAATCGCGACGGGGATAATCATAATCTGAGTTGCAATTATGGCGTCGAAGGTCCCACGCGCCGCAAAAATATCGAATCCCTGCGACTGCGGCAGATCAAGAACTTTTTGGCCACTTTGTTGTTAAGCCAAGGGGTCCCCATGCTGCTATCAGGCGATGAAGCGCGCCGCACGCAGCGCGGCAACAACAACGCGTATTGCCAGGATAACAACATCAGTTGGTTTAACTGGAAAACACTAGAGAAAAACGCCGATCTGCTTCGCTTTGTGCAGGGGCTGATCAGTGTGCGCA contains:
- the glgX gene encoding glycogen debranching protein GlgX, with product MLRKIAHAHPALQFSTALPYGAILHEGGVQFVVFSRSATAMRLLLYDRVEDREPSEIIAFDRENDRWGDVWSVYVPGLGAGQLYHFQADGPFDPEHGHRFDGKARLIDPYARALAGKFLPSDDGLVRPPKCVVVDDRFDWGGDRHIKRSLSDTIIYEMHVRGFTRDPSSGVDAPGTYLGVIEKIPYLKSLGVTAVELMPVHEFPMESPFGQKLERPNYWGYDPLAFFAPHRGYAAGSEPGSQVREFKQMVRALHQAGIEVILDVVFNHTAEGNELGPTLSLKGLENRVYYMLGNGGSYYKNYTGCGNTINGNHPIVREMIFLCLRHWVLNYHIDGFRFDLASILSRDRNGEVLSNPPVVELIAEDPLLGDTKIIAEAWDAAGAYQVGSFSHIRWAEWNGRYRDDIRRYWRGDQGLTGAMATRLTGSSDLYQPGGRSPYHSINFMTSHDGFTLNDLVSYEQKHNEDNGEGNRDGDNHNLSCNYGVEGPTRRKNIESLRLRQIKNFLATLLLSQGVPMLLSGDEARRTQRGNNNAYCQDNNISWFNWKTLEKNADLLRFVQGLISVRKSNPTLRRTEFLNGTPHGPDMLPDVSWYNAAGKPMNWETADCSLTCVFGMPEATANRNFYGEEPRHVMIMMHSGILPRDFVVPEQVRGISWRLMLNTAAPTPADIYPDLDGPYLPAKGIVPLSDRSLVCYISAEKHPG